tttacctcggctttgtcgagattcgaacctcatacctcatggtgacaacacctcatgcactagccactagaccgtcccgaggggacaGCTACGTCAGATTCGTGATCTGCTACAAAGTGTACCATCCATGGTCACTTATATTATTTGAAATTATATTATTATGGAGACCATCAGTCCATTAATTGAGTATTGGCAGAAAGAGGGATGGTGATGAAAGGAAGTTTTGTGGAGAAATGATTTTCTTATAACCAAATTTAGGTTTATGTGATACATCTCAGATTCTTATTGGAATAATAGCGTCAGGTTCAGAGCAGAAGGAAATCGATCTGTAATCAGTCATAACCGTTCACCGAGAGTTTGGCAAACCTATCCTCATAACGCAAAGGGCAAGGTGTTAGAACCTACAACAATAGTGCAATAATTATAAGCCACAAGTTGTCCATATTCAGTTATATAGGTACATAAAAACATGAATGTACCAGCTATATATGCCAAATCTTCTTCATAGGATTCATCATCGTTGGTATTCTCCTTCTCTGTAGCAGTTGATCTGGCAATCGGTTTAGTCATTAACTTTATTGTTAATGGATGATAATCATTGATATGCTTAGCTAAATTTGTATGctttaaggagataattaatggATGCATACCCCTGCTGCAATAATGGACAGTTGCGCTTGTCGTGTGAGACACCTTGGTGACCGCATCCATGACATAGCTTGGACTTTGAGGTTGACATCTCTTTTGAAGATTTCAATCTTTTTCCACAACCCTTTGCCcttactaaagaaggatcaacAATAGAGGGGCCCCCATCTATGCCTTtcttcctttgactttggttgtcaCTTTTTCGGCTAATGTTCAGCTCTTGAATTTTACTATATATACAATCGAATTGGTCATCCAAAAGGTTTATCCCCTCATCAATCAAAGATGCAACATCGATCActactgaagctttataggacAACCTCGAGTGTCTTGCCATCAATTTCGCATATGGACTGCCGATGGAAGTTTGCTCACCAAAATCATAGATTGCCCCAACCTTGGCATTTCTTGTCCATCTATTGAGTATGTACTTATCAGGCAgtagaaacacttggttgatacgaaaaaaagtTAACATATGCCTATATAGAATGCCCTCGAACTCAAATTTACTACCACTACACGATATGTAGTCTGCATGTTTGTCATGCGTGAGGACCCTTGATTTTGTAGATGAACCACTTTGAAAATTCATGACATGGTAACCTACTAAATCACCAACTATAGatgcttgttgcacataataaccatgactcacaCTTATTTCACTTTGAAAATCCAACCATTTCTTTTTGGTGTACACCCTAACCATTTGAGATTCCATTGGCCAATTTGTCTTAATCTTTGGCTGCTCGACCATATCAATATGGTcgacaactaactcattgtgcCTTTGGTGTCGCAATGCTCTATTAAAACGCGTGATAAAATCAATCAATGAGTTCTTATGTGATAcatactttttgaaaaataaatgtgAGCTTTCAGATCACCAACTGCTTGACATTCCAGCAGAAAAAACATGGTTAAGGAATAATGGGACCCGCCTTTGTCATAATTCATACATCAATgttaaccaatcatttttctccaatCCAGAACACCTGATAACTTCTTCCCATGACTTATCAAATTCTTCAGGGGTTGAGGAGTTAACAATTAAATCTTTATGGTTTGATAGTAGTTGCGAAAAGTCAAAGGGGGTAATTTATCGGGAAATTTATTGAGCATAtaccacaaacaatatcgatgcactgtgCGAGGAAAAACTTGGGTAATGGCCTTCGTCAACGCTGGATCCTGATCGGTGATGATCACAGTTGGTGgacctttaggcatgacttctatgaacttcgtaagcaaccaaacaaacgaCTCAGTTTTTTCATCACTTAGAAAGGCACAACCAAATACAatgctctgatgatgatgatgatgattaactcctacaaagggtgcaaaaatcaacccatatttgttgATATTATATGTGGTATCAAATACAACTGCATTACCAAAGACGTTGTATgccctccttgatacatgatccaCCCAGAAATACCTAGTGAATCTTTCTATTGAATTAGTCTCATAATCATAAAAAggtagaattcttctctttctcagtTGCAAATAACTCAATGAGTGTTTCAACGTCAAttcccttttgttcatcccttagctctctctcaaagtttctaatatcccaTTCTGTGCAACCGAGATGCTCAGGTCCTCTAGAATCTATCTCCAATAATTGGACTTGTTAACAAGTTGGCACATTAGCCTCTGAAAACTGCTGCGTTAATACTTTCTTGGCTTCAGAAATATGGCGATGTGAGCGAAGCAAATGCACCTTCGAAGGAGTGGAGAGTGGGTGATTATGACTTTCCATGAATTTTGAGACAATTCAATTTGGCCCGGTCTGTTCTTTAACAAGTGAAAGTTTTGCCCTACATCCAGTCCTTAATTCGCCATGTGCTCTTTCCTTTACACTGTCAACTTGTGCTTCTTTTTTCCGTTTATCATCTgtttgtccttctttaaagcatacaaattgtttccatccaacttcatttgtcctcttatttttcttgttgttgcctAATCTTGCACTAAATTCGGCTTCACGTGCATATTGATTATAGACCGAAAAGGCCTCCTCCAATGATGGAAATTTCATCCTAATCCATGGTTTTCGATCTTCAGCAACTTGGGGAATGTATAGCTGATTAGAATCACAAGTGTCTTCCATTGATAGAGAATGGCATATTTAGCTCCAATTAAAGGTATCAATTTCAATCAATGATGATGACTAATTAggataaaatataatatagagGAAATATTTATATGCTCGTAGAGTTAAGTACAATATTCAAGAAGAAGACTCAAAACCATATGAACCCTAATAGTTCAAACCCTAATCCCAAAGTGAAGAGTCAAATTAACTTACGACGAACGAAGATTCGAAGGCGAAAACCAGACGTCGCAGTGAGCTTGGCAGGCGAAGTGACGATCGCTACTCCCGAACTTAGTATGGGTTAGTAGTGGTCATATGTGTTGGATCGATGAGTTtgcgggagggggggggggtgaataacgattaaaattttttgaaagagtacgcagcggaaaagacgaaagtagaacaatgctaacacacgaaccttttacttggttcggagccttagcgactcctactccaaggcccgcacacaagggtgctttcgatgggcaattcactagcattTCGAAAGCTTATTACAAATCTAAGTATAGGAAtgctaataaaaaataataccgacaacagaaagaaaaatgaaagaaCAACGCATGGTCGGAGTAGcgtcgcaacgtcgcaggagcgtaAGTGAGCAGATCGTGAGTTGTGTTGATTCTCcacccttgaccctccttatataggaggttcggggcatccggatcccttcggggcgccctgagTATGATGTAGTAGAGCCAATCAGCGAGCTCCATGTGGCGAGGCGACGTTTAgagataaaacttacctccgggcgcccggacccttgattttcagcagcttccttcctacaaaaaaatgttagtccgaggcacttATATCTcttgcaaaacagattgttagcacaatttataattcAACAGAaaagaatattaattagattccgtctcttcgagaccggaatttagtcaagatcttgacttagagttctgaaatagttctaagtcggatcgacacctaagttcccttcccgggaacacctcctcatagtcactctcctccagtgacttacctcaacttatctaccagacgtccggtcagccctttgactcgtctggacttcgtgccaactattcggtcagcccgtcgacctagctggacttcgtgccagctatccgattggcccgtcgacctagatgggcttcgtgccagacatccggttagcccgtcgacctgtctgggcttcgcctgcacactcgatcagagtgttagataacaacaaaactaacttaacctattttgtcattcatcaaaacctgagttagactgttagtgctaaccgcaccaacaatctttccctttttgatgcaatgacaatctggttaagttagtgaaaaagaatgcaagtaaaacaagcattatcagattttttaaagttagtttttgtTTCAAAGTTGGTATTTTATcattttaactaacttaaccacataacccttcccctttggcattcatcaaacataaacatgGATGAAAAGAGAAACAgtgcaagaagaaaaaaaaacacaaacataaGTCAGATTAACTTGGGGGAGAATAtttcaaaaatagctaagtttaaaaaatagtcaatctttagaaagctaacttggaaatattactttgtaaaatttttagaattttcagagTAAGTTTTGCAAGCTTAAAACACCTTAGATAGTTTTGTACAAGTATAATTTTCAAACCCAAGTTTATCAATTTTCAATACTAATCAATTTTCaagattaagtttgaaaattttaattttcaaatcaaaattttaaaaacttggtTTGTAAAATCCAATTTTTGAAACTTAAGTTTGAAAAGCTAATTTTTAAGATCGAGtaaaatgtatttttcaaaaaaattaggcttgtaaaattcaatattcaaaaatttagtttgtaaaatccaactaagtgaaatcagatttaaaaaaattcaatttgcaaaataattttcaaaactaactttataaaatttagctttcaaaatgaatttccaaaattaattaagatCTTATTttcagtttgaaaaatctaatttttaaaattaagtaagatcaattttcaaaactaagttagatTCAATTCTTAAAAATAGCTtagagttaatttttaaaaataagtcatATTTCAGAacagattaaaaatatttttacaaaaatatttttttaaaaaaataatttgaaaatattttttaaagaaaaaaaatatgaaattaattcctccccctgaacctggcATAAAAACAACTGTCTAACTAATCAGTTACTCATTGACTATTAAAAGatgacaactttcacttggttggCCAGATTAAGCTAATTATAATCAGTTGGTGTTTGACCAAACTGaatcacttaacttgattaatgtctgttttgtatttaacgctcatacttatgtcgatgcactgaaataagcatcttaagtccaggcaatttgcctatgcatctcacccctttttatgttcagcaatcacaaacaaggtaagCCTAGAGTGTTGGTGAGATGTTTAATTACTAGccttatgggtacatgctttttaAGGGATTGAACTAGTCTAGGGCTAAAATTGATTTTCGAAATTCTAAAAAagggaaattttaaaaaagattttctcctaaaatttaaaaataatcattttttaaaacaaaaatttgaatttttagaatcCTAATCTATTAAACGCATCCCTAATTTTTTACGTAGattactaaactcactttcagggaggggtttagtaaatatgtcagctaaattagattttgactcaatgtacttgagttcaatgtctcctttagtgacatgatccctgataaagtgatgtctaatttcaatgtgtttagttctggaatgatgcactggattttttgttaagttaattgaactaatattgttaattaatacttttacatttataaggtttaagttaaaatcttttaaagtgtgcatcatccataatagttgtgcaacgcattctcttatggctatatattctgactcagttgtagatagagcaacacagtgttgctttctactaaaccagctaacaagtgatggacctagtagttgacatccaccacttgtacttttgcggtctaatttgcacccagcataatctgagtcagagtaccctattaattcaaaattattagttctaggataccaaatacctacatttgttattccttttaagtatctaaagattcttttgacttgagtcaaatatgattctttagagcaggtttggtatctagcacacatactaactacaaataagatatcaggtcgacttgtagctaggtatagtaggctacctataacactcctatagtattttagaccaattgatttttcatttgggTCGTTATCTAGAATAGTGTTAACTActataggtgtttttatttctttagtattttccatcccaaattttttaagtaattctttggatatttttgctgataaatataatttccctcatttgtttgtttgatttgcaatcctaaaaagtaagttaattttcctactaaactcatttcaaattcttgttccattaaattTGTAAACTCTTCTAAAAGttctgagttagttgagccaaatattatgtcatctacatagatttgggctataaaaatatcctcttttattaacttaacgaataaagttgggtcaatttgaccctggttgaaccctttggatattaggtaagaggttaagctttcataccaagccctgggtgcttgcttaagtctgtataatgctttctttagtttaaagacATAGTTAGGGtgatctagactttcaaacccaagtggttgacctacatagacttcttcttttatcaatccatttagaaaggcagatttgacgtccatttgatatagtctaaaccctttatgggctgcataactgagtaacattctaatggactctaatctagctattggggcataagtttcatcatagtcaagtccttcaacttgactaaaccccttagcaattagcctagctttatttctagtaatttcctcAGTTTTACTTAATTTATTCCTAaatactcattttgtttctattattttcttatttttggatggtggaactaagtcccaaacttcattacgctcaaattgagctagttcctcttgcatagctatgaccgagtctgggtcaagtaatgaTTCGGCTAcgattttgggttcaatttttaaaattaaagaaatttgacttaggtttctaaaagatgacctagtttgaacccttaagtctggatcaccaattatttggtcaactagatgatttgggttgacttttatggttttaggaggttgattttctagaggttcttcttcttcttcttcgtgattATTGGTTCattcttgattattatttttttgaataaattcaattggttAAAGTTGGGTTTCTTCTAGATtttgtttggattcctcaaattttacattagtagtttctttaatttttaatgtaacattattatatattctgtatcccctactatttagggagtaccctacaaagattccattttctactttggaggtgaattttcctgagtgttctcttgtgtttaagatgaaggctgacacccaaatactttaaaatattttatattgggttgtttattataataaatttcaaaaaatgttttattatgtgttttatttagtgttgttctattttgcacatagcaggctgtactgatAGCTTCTACCCAAAAATACTTAGGTAGATCGCATTCATTcagcatagttctagaggcttcaagtaaagttctattttttctttctacaattccattttgttggggagtctttggacatgaaaattcgtgatgatatccgtttttgagacaaaatttattaaaattgtgatttttaaattttcaaaagtttcatccttattttttaagaatttgacccaagtaaacctagaatagtcgtctattattactaaacaatacagacttccatttattgatttaaccccatgggagtcaaataaatctaaatgtagaagttctattattgaattggtttgagtttgattagttggcTTGTGAGTGgactttgtttgtttaccttgttgacaagtattacaaattgttgagtctaagttaggtaatttttgtaatcctctaactaatccatttaatatgcttatatttctgaaatttatgtgtcacattcttctatgccataaccaagtttcttctttttgtgttaaataacacttaatagaagaagtggttaagttaattgcatagatgttgtcttttctaaacccttttagacttattttaGGGTTATCTAGGTGCTTGATTGAACATTCTGAAGATAGGAGCTTAACCTTATAtccagtgtcacacaattgacttatacttgaaattttcaacaagtagtaCATTTGTAATGATGAAGTCAATTTTtagctcaatattacctatacaaattaccttgagtttgccattgttttcaaaggcaactgttcctaagcttttgtaagtaaaTTGGGTGAATTTGgtatgatctccagtcatatgtttggagtaaccactgtccaaaatccacttggtttcctacaatacgTAGGAATTAAAGTTAGTCTGAGTTTAGTCTTTTCTTAAAATCGTTTTATGTAAGAGTAACACCCTTAGCAAAGAagttgtaattttaattttaaattgtaaattaagtttaacttcaaaatttttaatgttaagttttaataaaaaaatttaagttaaaagaattttaaaaatatttaagtttaaaattttaagttaaaaagaatttaagttaaaaagatttttgaaataattttttaagtttaaaatttttaaaaaaactttaagttaaatttttttttgaaataatttataagtttaaaattttaagatagaaaaaattctaagttaaaaagatttttgaaataatttttaagtttaaaattttaagttaaaaagatttttgaaaaaacttttaagtttaagattttaagttaaaaaaaaatttaagttaaaaagatttttgaaataatttttaagtttaaaattaaaaaaaaattaagttaaaaagattttaaaaatatttaagtttaaaattttaagttaaaaaaatttaagtaaaaaagatttttgaaataatttttaagtttaaaattaaaaaaaattaagttaaaaagattttaaaaatatttaagtttaaaattttaagttaaaaaaatttaagtaaaaaagatttttgaaataatttttaagtttaagattttatgttaaaaaaatattaagttaaaaagatttttgaaataatttttaagttaaaaaaaattttaagttaaaaagattttaaaaaaaattaagttaaaaagatttttaaaataattttttaagtttaaaatttttaaaaaaactttaagttaaaaagatttttgaaataatttttaattttattttaatttaattcaattttgattttaatttaaataataattttaatttaattttatttaattttaatttaattttgtttaattttaattttattttattttaattttaatttaatttaatttaatttaatttaattttagttttaatttaatttaatttaattttaatttaagttaatttaaatttaatttaatttaattttagtttaattttaatttgattttaattcctTAATCATCTctcccgatctaagttttcaattagggaatcctatgattttgtgagataaattagattcaattttaggatttgatttaactttgtgttagatttaggtttagctttgggctcaacaaacagacattctttggataaacttctgggcaatggtgagtcacctggacatcattagagtaactatgccttcgaggttttccaaatagtcctatccactgaattta
The genomic region above belongs to Zingiber officinale cultivar Zhangliang chromosome 11A, Zo_v1.1, whole genome shotgun sequence and contains:
- the LOC122031434 gene encoding protein FAR1-RELATED SEQUENCE 5-like; the encoded protein is MVEQPKIKTNWPMESQMVRVYTKKKWLDFQSEISVSHGYYVQQASIVGDLVGYHVMNFQSGSSTKSRVLTHDKHADYISCSGSKFEFEGILYRHMLTFFRINQVFLLPDKYILNRWTRNAKVGAIYDFGEQTSIGSPYAKLMARHSRLSYKASVVIDVASLIDEGINLLDDQFDCIYSKIQELNISRKSDNQSQRKKGIDGGPSIVDPSLVRAKGCGKRLKSSKEMSTSKSKLCHGCGHQGVSHDKRNCPLLQQGSTATEKENTNDDESYEEDLVLTPCPLRYEDRFAKLSVNGYD